CTTTTCTATGAGATAACGCTTGCACTGGCCGCATAACAGTTCTCCATTCTTGCATGCATGGTACCTCTCAAGCAGGGCTTTGTCGTCTTCCTCAAAAAATATCTCGAGCCATTTGAATACGACACACTTATCCGGCTCTCCCCCAAGTTCTCTCTGTTCCTTTGCTGTAGCTCTTCCTCCGGTTAAAGCGTACTTCCATATTTTCTTACCAGCTTCCTCGGGATCGTCTGTTAGGTAAATAGCAGTTTCTGGCTTTGAAGCGCTCATTTTACCTCCAAGACCCATCAATCCGGGAACGAACTTTGAGTGCAGGGCAGCTGCTTTGTAATAGCCCAAACTTTCGGCAAAGTCCCTCTGTATTCTCCAGTAAGGATCTTGATCTATAGCTGCAGGGATGAGGGAACGTTTTTTCTCAAAGAAAGTCGGAGCCGCTTGGATTGCCGGATAAAATATCATTCCGATTTTGCTCTGGTCGTTAAACCCAAAAACGGCTTTTGCCATTGAATAGGTGACTTTCTTTGCTATTGGAATTGCCATCTCGTAGATTTTGGTGAACTCACTATTCTGAAAGATGAACGTCCTATCCGGGTCAAAGCCAACTGCAATGATATCGAGGATGTTTTCATACGCCCATCTTTTGGTGTCGTCGAAGGTTAAATTTGACTTGAAGAGGAACTTTTCATCATCCGTTATTTGAATATACAGGTTAACTCCAAAATTCTCCTGGAGCCATTTTGTTGCAAAGAACGGAATTATATGGCCTATGTGCATTGGCCCGCTGGGGCCTCTTCCCGTATAGAGGAAAAAGCTCCTTCCTTCTTCGTAGTCTTTAAGTACAAGGTCATAGTCCCTATGGGAGAAGAAAAACTTCCTCCTAAAGTATATTGGAAGCTCACTTTTGGTGAGTTCTCTGGTCTTTTCAAGCAGCTCTTCGGTAAGCGGCGTCGTTCCGAATTCCTTGATAAGCTTGTCGTAGTCTACTACACCTTTCACTTCCCATGGAGTTACTTCAAATTCCATCCAGAACACCTCCAAAGTTCAAACTAGCCAAAAAAGGATTAAGGTTGTCATC
The Thermococcus sp. 2319x1 DNA segment above includes these coding regions:
- a CDS encoding tryptophan--tRNA ligase, which translates into the protein MEFEVTPWEVKGVVDYDKLIKEFGTTPLTEELLEKTRELTKSELPIYFRRKFFFSHRDYDLVLKDYEEGRSFFLYTGRGPSGPMHIGHIIPFFATKWLQENFGVNLYIQITDDEKFLFKSNLTFDDTKRWAYENILDIIAVGFDPDRTFIFQNSEFTKIYEMAIPIAKKVTYSMAKAVFGFNDQSKIGMIFYPAIQAAPTFFEKKRSLIPAAIDQDPYWRIQRDFAESLGYYKAAALHSKFVPGLMGLGGKMSASKPETAIYLTDDPEEAGKKIWKYALTGGRATAKEQRELGGEPDKCVVFKWLEIFFEEDDKALLERYHACKNGELLCGQCKRYLIEKVQNFLREHQKKREEAKKLVEKFKYTGELAREQWDKAIPEPLRE